One genomic segment of Accipiter gentilis chromosome 29, bAccGen1.1, whole genome shotgun sequence includes these proteins:
- the FAM163B gene encoding protein FAM163B has protein sequence MTAGTVVITGGILATVILLCIIAVLCYCRLQYYCCKKDESEEDEEEPDFAVHSHIPPLHCNRNVVLTNGPSLYASSPFGKKPASSRPSCPGCTPYEPPTFFLQEPPEELHNGGDRVSYKTVSQEDLDLPVSVANLQALNPNRLSAMREAFSRSRSISTDV, from the exons ATGACAGCCGGGACCGTGGTCATCACAGGTGGAATATTAGCGACTGTCATTTTGCTTTGTATCATCGCCGTCCTCTGCTACTGTAGGCTCCAG TACTACTGCTGCAAGAAGGATGAGTccgaggaggacgaggaggagccCGACTTCGCCGTGCATTCCCACATCCCGCCGCTCCACTGCAACCGCAACGTAGTGCTGACCAACGGACCGTCCCTCTACGCCTCGTCCCCCTTCGGCAAAAAGCCGGCGTCGAGCCGGCCCAGCTGCCCGGGCTGCACGCCGTACGAGCCCCCCACCTTCTTCTTGCAGGAGCCCCCCGAGGAGCTGCACAACGGGGGCGACCGGGTGAGCTACAAGACGGTGAGCCAAGAAGATCTGGATCTGCCGGTGAGCGTGGCCAACTTGCAGGCGCTCAACCCCAACCGGCTCTCGGCCATGCGGGAAGCCTTCTCCCGTAGCCGCAGCATAAGCACCGATGTGTGA